GAAAAAAAGGAGTCCACAACCCCGTAACCGAGGGTTATGCAGAAATTTATAATAAAAAGCGCAGTAAACAGCTTTCTGTTTTCCATATCAAAATCCGTTAAGGAGGAGCCGGACACGCCCGTGGAAGCGTGTCCAGCTGTTACGTTTATGTCCGCCTGCTGTGTGATGCTGCGGAAACAGGCGGACAGGAGGTCAAAAGACTGTTATTTCTTGCCGTTTAAGGCAAAGTTATATCTGAGGTAGACTCTGAAATCGTTGTAATCCTCTCCGCCGTCAACATTGATCATGGCATATCTAAGGCGGAGGCTGAGTCCGTCAAATGCGCCGGAAAAATTATATTGAGCGCTTAAATCCGTCTCGCTCATATCCATTGAAGCATTGCTGCCGGATTCCGGAGTGTCGTATATCGTGTGAAAAGCGTAAGCACTGAGCCCGTTAAGTCCGATTTTAGAAAAATCGTAGCCGACTTTAAGAGCATAGGCATCCTCTTCCGCTCTTCCAGCAGCAAGAACCTGCTGGATTATTACTTTGCCGTCGCCCCATGGAACAAACAGATCATCGTCTCCTGTTTTCGCATAGAAGCCTGTCACATCAAAACCGTATGCAGCAAAACCCGTGTTGAAGCCGAACTGATCCGTATCAAACTCTCCGCCCAGATCATCACCTTTGGATTTCTGGAAAAGCGCCGAAGGGTTGAAATACAGGTTATAGTCTCCGAGCTTTTTGGAGGCTGAAAGCTGAACATAGTTCGAGCCGAAAACATCCTCCATGTCATAATGCCAGCCCTGAACGGTGATTTTTGCCGCTTCAACGGGAAGAGTATATTTCACCCCGCCCACTATGAGAGCTTTGTCATCATCGGCTCCCGCATTTACGGACTTAACGATGTCCATCGCCTCATCATCTGTCCAACCCATGTAACCAGTTATATAATAAGCTGACAGTTCAAGGTTTTTAATACTGTTATTTACGATGGAGAGCCCTTCATATGACTTAGGCATCATGCGTATATCGTGAGTGTTCATGAAAGGGGTGTTGATCTCCTGAGCGCCGTATTTTACTCTGGTATTAAACCATTCCCCCTGAATATAATATTCCTGAAGACGTGTGAAGCTTTCGTGATTGCCGTTTGAATCTCTTTGAAGAAGTCCGTATACAGCCTTGTCATCATCGCTGTATATGTCGCTGGAAGAGGCAAAGGCAAATCCGGCGCTGATACCGTAAATAGGCGCAGTTTTGTAATAAAACAGTGTGCCCACGGCCATGTCCGCCCTGTCAGGAGTATTTTCATCAAAATCTCTTGCGAAATAGAAGTTCCTTATTTCGCCTTTCAGTGTACCGTTTGTGAAGGCATCTTTAAGTGTGTCTGCAGCGAATGCGGAAGCAGAAACTAAAAAGACTGCCAAAGCTGTAAATAAAACAGAAAGTCTCATTATACTCCTCCAATAAAAATTAAATCCCGCCGTTCTTAAGCAGACGGCGGGAAGATGTGTAAATGCTATTTGGAGATGAATTTTACTGCGTTCTCGCCAGCTATGCGTCCGGAGTTAATAGCAAAACCGAATGTACCGCCGCCGAGTTTGAGATCGTAGCTGTCGCCGTACATCCCGCCAGCATCAAGACCGCCTGCGTAAAGTCCGGGAATAACTGCACCTTTTGTATTGATAACCTCTGTTCTTTCGTTGATTTTTATTCCACCGAGCGTACCCAGTGCTCTGGGATTAAGCTTTGTCACATAGAACGGAGCTTTCGCAACGGGTCTGAGATAATCTGCTTTTTTATGGTAGAGATCATCTTTATGCATTTCTGCCGCTTTGTTGTTGCGCTCAACAGTTGCTTTAAGAACTTTGGGGTCTGCACCAATTTTGGCAGCAACCTCTTCAATAGTGTTGCATTTGAAAACATTGCCGTTGTTTTTGGACAGTTCTTTTGAGAAGTCCTGTTCAAGTTTGTCGAGTTTTGTCCCGAAGATTACCCATTCACCGAGAGGCATCTGGATACCGTCGTTAATAAACATCTGTTTAGTTGTTTCGTCATAGATTGAATAAGCAGTTCCGCCTATTCTTTCGAGAGCATTACCTGACTGCGGCCACTCTGTGATGTTTGATTCGTCAGTATATCTGTGCCCCTGAGGATCAACAAACAGATAAGGCTGAACAGCAGCAGCTATGAGATGAGAAGCCGGATGAAAACCGGCAAGACCGGGACGGTATGACTGCATAACATCCACACCTTCTTTATCGGCGCCTGCCGCCCACGCCATCTGTATTCCTTCACCCATTTTACCGATCTGACCGATAAAAATCATATCGGGGTATCTTGAGAACTGCTTCATCATCTCTTTGTTATTTGCAAAGCCGCCTGTGCCTATAACAACCGCTTTTGCGTTTATAATCACTTTTTCGCCGTCTTTGTCCTCAGCCATTACACCCGCAACTTTACCGTTTTTCACGATGAGAGATTTGCCGGGAGTCTGAAGAAGCAACTGACCGCCTTTATCTTTGAGGGCTTTCGTAAGAGCCTGAACAACAGCCGCACCATGGTGGTAGTGTTTGCCGTCCTCACCGAGATAATCGCCAACAACGTGCCATGTGAGAGGGCCTCCGAAACCGCCAACACCAATGTATTCATACTGGATACCGAACTGTTTGAGCCATTCGATAGTCTCTGCGGACTTGTTTACGAATGCACTTACAAGGGGAGCATTGGCTCTCCAATGGCTGTAGTCCATGATAGTTTTGAACGCGAACTCTTTTGATACATCAATACCCTGTCTTTTCTGGAGAGAGCTTTCAGCAGCGAAAAGACCTTCGGCAAAGTTGCTTGTTCCGCCGGGAATGGCCTGCTTCTCAATAACAATAACTTTAGCACCGAGAAGAGATGCCTGTACTCCGGCAGAAAGACCTGTGGCTCCTGCACCGATTATGGCTATGTCCGTGTTGTACACTTTTTCCGCATAAGCGGGTAAAGACATTACTGCCGCGATTAACAGCGCAAGCAGAAACTTGATGGAAAATAAACGTTTCATCAGTCAACCTCTCTTTATATATTTGGCACTTTCATAAAGCGCCTAAGGTTACCAAAATAAAATTCTCTATTTCACTTTCATGTCAAAGTTATGGCATTCCTTGTTGCAGAAGAGCTCTGAGGGTCTGTGGATTCCGTGGCATTCCTTACAGGCGAGCTCACCCATGTGATTTTCATGAGGGTTTGCTTCTTCCACATTTTTTGTCAGCTCAGCAATAGATTTGTAATCACCGTGACAGGAAAAACATGAAGATGTTTTTGCAGCTGAATCAGGAGTGTCTGTTCCATGACAGTCGGCGCACTGAACATCGTTTTCTTTGTGAGCTCCCCTGAGTTCCCCGGAAGCAAGAACAGAACCCGCAATGAGAACAGCGAACATAATTAACAAAATGATACCGATAAGTTTAGTGATTTTCATATACTGCTCCTTAATAAAAAAATTAACTTTTATATAGCATACCGTAATACATGATATGTCATATGTTATACATTTAATAATTAAACATATAATCATGCACGCTTTCTTGTCAAGAAAATTTTATAAACTGAGGTTGGGCAAGGTTTGATAACTGTTAGTTACCAATAAATAATAAAAACAGATTCATTAAGAAGCTTAACATTTCGACATTTACAAAACTATACAGAAAACAATTAATAATATCTTGACTTTAGCACCCTTAAATATGGTATTATTAAATGTTAGAGCATTTGTTATTAAGTCTTATGATTACTTACAGATACACGGAGAACACAATTGAAGGTATTCCAGCCAGTCAGGCAGGTAAAAGCTTCTGATGAAGTTTTTAATCAGCTAAAAGATTCCATTATTACAGGTACGTACAAGACAGGAGACAAACTCCCCTCTGAAAGAGAGCTCATTGAGATGTTCAAAGTCAGCAGAACTGTTGTGAGAGAGGCCATGAAGGTTCTGGCCGCCACGGGTTTTGTTGAAATACGTTACGGTGCAACCGGCGGGGCTTTTGTAAACGACCTGACATTTGACAGACTCAGCGATGCATGGGGGGATCTTTTCTCATCCGGCAAACTGTCAATTCCTGAACTCTGTCAGGCCAGAATACTCATTGAACCGCATGTAGCACGGCTTGCAGCAGAAAATAGAAATAATGAATACATTGATAAGCTGGAAAAAGCCCTCTCAAACGAAGGGCTTCACAACACATACCCCGATACCGTGCATGAAAGGCAGAAGGTGCATTATGTTTTGGCAGAAATGTGCCGGAACAGATTCCTTGAATCTATAGTCAAATCGCTTGTGATCCTTATCAGAAATATCACGGAAGAGTTTCAACCGCCCACAGATGAAGTCCACCCTCTCGGCATGCACAATGCTCTTGTGAAAGCCGTTATCGCAGGAGACGGTGACGCAGCGGAAAAAGAGATGCGCGCGCACCTCATAGAATTCAATGACCGCATGGCTGCGGCAGAAGAAAAATACAGAAAATCCCAGAAAAAAATCTGGACTGCAGGCTGACATTTTTTTCATATAATAATTTTATTTACTTAAAAATTTACTGACAACTTAGTTGCATTATCCGCTAAGGGCAATATTTCTTTAGAGGAGCGGATAATGCTTAACAGAAGAGACTTTCTGAAAATAACCACAGTCGCGGCGACCGCGGCTTCACTCGGCATGCTCGGAGGGTGCGGAAGCAGCTCCGACGGAGACAACACGGAAGTTTCTGCGGAACACTTCCCTCAGTCAGTAGTTTCCGGAGACCCAAAGGCAGACAGCGTAATACTTTGGACACGCCTCGCCGGAGACACCCTCGGAGGAGGCTCTCACAAAATCACACTCATAGCAGCCTCAGATAAAGAGCTCAAAAACACAGTCGCATCACACGACCTAACCGTAACTGCGGAACACGATTACTGCACTAAGGTTAAAATCACCGGACTTCAACCCGGCAGTTTCTACTACTACAGGTTCCATTACGACAAGAACGGAAAA
The window above is part of the Geovibrio ferrireducens genome. Proteins encoded here:
- a CDS encoding FAD-dependent oxidoreductase, which gives rise to MKRLFSIKFLLALLIAAVMSLPAYAEKVYNTDIAIIGAGATGLSAGVQASLLGAKVIVIEKQAIPGGTSNFAEGLFAAESSLQKRQGIDVSKEFAFKTIMDYSHWRANAPLVSAFVNKSAETIEWLKQFGIQYEYIGVGGFGGPLTWHVVGDYLGEDGKHYHHGAAVVQALTKALKDKGGQLLLQTPGKSLIVKNGKVAGVMAEDKDGEKVIINAKAVVIGTGGFANNKEMMKQFSRYPDMIFIGQIGKMGEGIQMAWAAGADKEGVDVMQSYRPGLAGFHPASHLIAAAVQPYLFVDPQGHRYTDESNITEWPQSGNALERIGGTAYSIYDETTKQMFINDGIQMPLGEWVIFGTKLDKLEQDFSKELSKNNGNVFKCNTIEEVAAKIGADPKVLKATVERNNKAAEMHKDDLYHKKADYLRPVAKAPFYVTKLNPRALGTLGGIKINERTEVINTKGAVIPGLYAGGLDAGGMYGDSYDLKLGGGTFGFAINSGRIAGENAVKFISK
- a CDS encoding cytochrome c3 family protein, giving the protein MKITKLIGIILLIMFAVLIAGSVLASGELRGAHKENDVQCADCHGTDTPDSAAKTSSCFSCHGDYKSIAELTKNVEEANPHENHMGELACKECHGIHRPSELFCNKECHNFDMKVK
- a CDS encoding FadR/GntR family transcriptional regulator, which produces MKVFQPVRQVKASDEVFNQLKDSIITGTYKTGDKLPSERELIEMFKVSRTVVREAMKVLAATGFVEIRYGATGGAFVNDLTFDRLSDAWGDLFSSGKLSIPELCQARILIEPHVARLAAENRNNEYIDKLEKALSNEGLHNTYPDTVHERQKVHYVLAEMCRNRFLESIVKSLVILIRNITEEFQPPTDEVHPLGMHNALVKAVIAGDGDAAEKEMRAHLIEFNDRMAAAEEKYRKSQKKIWTAG
- a CDS encoding OprD family outer membrane porin, with the protein product MRLSVLFTALAVFLVSASAFAADTLKDAFTNGTLKGEIRNFYFARDFDENTPDRADMAVGTLFYYKTAPIYGISAGFAFASSSDIYSDDDKAVYGLLQRDSNGNHESFTRLQEYYIQGEWFNTRVKYGAQEINTPFMNTHDIRMMPKSYEGLSIVNNSIKNLELSAYYITGYMGWTDDEAMDIVKSVNAGADDDKALIVGGVKYTLPVEAAKITVQGWHYDMEDVFGSNYVQLSASKKLGDYNLYFNPSALFQKSKGDDLGGEFDTDQFGFNTGFAAYGFDVTGFYAKTGDDDLFVPWGDGKVIIQQVLAAGRAEEDAYALKVGYDFSKIGLNGLSAYAFHTIYDTPESGSNASMDMSETDLSAQYNFSGAFDGLSLRLRYAMINVDGGEDYNDFRVYLRYNFALNGKK